Sequence from the Paramisgurnus dabryanus chromosome 3, PD_genome_1.1, whole genome shotgun sequence genome:
CACATAGTtcttaaaagcatttttgttcttagaaaattgcaccaaaactttCAGATTTGACAGATGTAACACTTCAAATCTTTAAAAGAGGCTTTGAATGGAGTTATAACGTCAGCTGAAATCACGAGTGTACCACACATCCACTGCTGAAGTCaacagaaaatacagagtgACGCAACAGGATTTATGATTAGTATAATCAAATAAGAAtcatattaattttttattatcttttaaattattaatgtaataataatGAATGCAATTTTGTTATCCCATTCAAATAATGACAAGGTGCATTAGTTTTTCAGCGTTTTGTGTAtaaagcatgtgtgtgtgtaaagctGGTGAGAACAAACAATCACTTCCTGTTTAGTCTTCATTGATAGGATGTAAGTCTACTGTTACATCCTAAACCATGCAGTGTGGTTTTGCTGTATCTGCAGATAAAATCTATTTGACTAATTTTTGGTTAAAACTGCTTAGGTACCTAATTTTTGTCTCTCAACTTTTGGGTAGTAGATCATTCAGTGCTGTGGCTTTGAAACTGTTACACTAACTCTTTGTGAAACATTTAAATCACAACTAAAAACGAAAATCTTTTCTTACAGTACTTCCAGCCATCCTCTGTCTAGTGTTTCCTGTTTAATTAATGTGAATTTATGTATTTGTGTATGTTTACATGTTTTGTGTAATACATGTAACTGTGTTTGATGGTCTGTTTATAGCGACCTTGAACTTGGTaggtgctttataaataaaccgtattattattattcatctaaCTTTAAACTAGTGTAGATTTATACTTTAATCAAAACTGCTTACATCTTGTTCACAAATGATACCATATCTTCTTGATCATTTTACCAAAGCATGCAAATTCATATTAGTTGAAACTATTTGTCTCTGTGAGATCTTGGTATAAACTTCAGTGTAATGGGTACTTTTGGCTGCAAGAGGGCATTTAACTCCAGAGGGATCTGCAAACAAACACAATACATTCACTCTTTATGCTTAAATAGGAAGTTATTTACTGTCTAGCTactatgtgaccctgtctgtgtaatccaggctaaagtctcattaTCTAATTATGAtattaggagcatcaaaattTGATTGCAGTCATTggtttcaatctttgacatgatcttacttagtcaatattaaagatatcaaggctATATTCTTTACATattgtaggatgattttatgtagaataAGGCAGGGTTCAAATATTATTCTTATCCAAGCTTGTCTCATAGATTTAAATACTAAACAGTAAGTTTAGGGTGAATATACCAACCTGTGTCTCTTTGCATGTTTCCACACTGAAGTTTTGTAGCAGCTTTACCATAAAAATTTTCATGATCACAAGAGCAAATCTCATTCCAATGCAATTTCGGGGCCCGAGTCCAAATGGCATGAAAACATACTGGTTAACCTCTGACTTACTCTCTGGGCTGAATCTAAAAGAGAAATATTACACACATTCAGTTTTGCAATTCAAAGTTGTATGAAACAGATATTTGAGTTTGCAGATGTATGATATGTCAAAATTAGTGTTGTGTGAAAACAGTATTTGCAATGAGGAAAGACTGGCCCCAAGTTTAACATCAAATTAATGGTgttgtaattaaaaaaataacaagtggttttaaaaaataactttacaaaattaaaataaatgtagtttattaagctaaggtgctgtCTGTGCATGATCTGCTCATTCTGGTTAGAGTGGCTCTGaatatttaataatgtatgcATGAGAGCGTGAGGAACGTGCTTGAATGTGATTGGACTAAACACAGTGATTAAAAACAAGAATATGCAACTAGCAAGtattcagtaaatgtttctctAAACTACAATGCTAATAATATTTAGACGAACATTACAAATATgctaataacagaaatgtgtctGTTAGACGAAACACATCACCTCTCCGGTCTGAACTCATCGGGGGACTCCCAGAGATTTGGATCACGATTTAACACATATGTAGGAATTCCAACAAGAGTGTCCTCGGGTATGGTCACCCCATTGACCTCTACAGTTTTCTTACAGGCTCTCTCCAAGCGTGGGGCGGTTGGAAAGAGACGCATTGATTCATTGATGGACATTTCCAAATAATCCATTTTCATCAATGCATCATATGTGATAGGTGTCTGTGAAATCAAATAAACAAGACGTCTGAAGaagcaactttttaaaatatcaaCAAAAAACGTTTTTTATACAGGTCAGTTTTCTCACATTGACAGGAAAGTTTGCGTCAATCTCTTCAACCAGCTTTTCCAGGGAGTCCGGATTAGTTGCAAGATTATAGAGAAGGAAGGAAAGAGTTGTACTTGTAGTCTCATAACCTCCCATGATGAAAACAAACGACTGAGAGAGGATCTCATGGTCGGTAAGCCCTATCAAGTCCACATAACAGTGTATTTAATCTGTGATGCATGTCTGATATGAAACATTTTGTACTTTTTCACTTACCTTTAACAGGTTGGTCACTTGTGGTGCCCTCAGCTTGATCATCAGATATTTGACTCTGGATCATGAGCTTTAGAAAGTCTATCCGGCCCTAATAGAGAAAGATAAGTCATTATCTACTCAACATCTCTACAAAATATACTTGAGAAATGTCTTTGACTACAGCAACAGAAGTGTAATAGTGACATACATTGGAGTCCTTGTTGTGCTGGTCTTTAATCTTTCTCAGAGCACTGTAGAAAAAATCCATAGAAGATCTCGAAAAAAGAGTTATACCGACTTTGGCAAAAATATTGGTGAGAAAGGGAAATAGAgctgaaacaacaaaaaagtaATGTGTTTTACAACAATGCATACTGTCGGTGaaagttattcttattataaatGACATACTTAATAACAGCAAGAGAGGATTGAGAGCATTAAACTGGACAAACTTCTTGATATTGGTAACAAAAGGGTCATTGGGATTGTTTATGGAGTCGATGTCAACACTAAAGGAAGAGCTGGTGACAACATCCAAACTGTACGGTCCAATAACTCTGtaaagaaaagttttttttttagtacagAATGATAAGTTAAACAAATGTTAAATAAAGTTAGCAATGTCACACCTACTCTTTGAGTTTAACTGACTGCTCCTGGTCTCTCTTtagcatattttttacaaatcgCTCTGCATGTGTCTCAACTATAGGAAACATCTGgaacatatatataaaaaacaattacATAAAAGCTATAAGAGCTAAAAGAATAAAATGAGATGCTTTAGGTAAACACATGAATTTACCTCCTTAAGTCGACCGCTTGTGAAATATGGTGACAGTGCATTGCGGATTCTCCTCCATTTCTCATCTTTAACTAAAATGATGCCATCAGCTAAAGGGCCGGCCAGGGCTTCATTTCTATTCTGCAAAAATCACAAAATGTTCATCTTCACCTTTCAGAAATATATTTGTGTTTGGGGATTGTGGGGATGGTCTTACCCTTCTGTTGGTAAATGTAGTATAGCATTCTTTAACCATAACCACTTTGATTATTTCTAGGTCAGTAACCATTAATATTGGACGCCTTCCTTCAAAGATCCTAGGCAGAAAAAGAGCTTTTTTTGGTTTGCAGTCATAATGATAATCAAGGCAcacaaataaactaaaaaaGCAAAGTGAATAGATTTACACAGCTACATGTTTCATTGAAAATGCATACATCAGCTTTCAAACAGGATAAGCTGTAGCAATGTGATAGGCACTGTAATATTACAGATCACAGCAATGTAACAATGGTGGTGTGCTAgaccagtgtttcccaaccactGTGCCATGGCACACTAGTGTACCCTGACCACTTATTTTTTGTGTGCCGTGGAAAAATAACAAAGTTACTGTCATCAATTCCAGACAGGAtatcatttgtgttcatcaaaacaagatCAAGTTTCACAATAAATGTGAATACTATGTTTAATACAGAACAATATTCCAGTTTAACAAGTCATTAAGGCATTGCAACACAGGTTTGTGCAGATTGTTAATGCTTATTGTGAAAGTGGTGTGCTGTATGATTTTTTACTTATCAAAATTGTGCCGTGGCAAAAaaaggttgggaaacactgtgcTAAACTAGTGATTGATACAAAAAGTCATAGATATACACACATTAAATTTCGGTTAAATATTTAAGGTAAACAAATATACCTGTGTATCTGTACTTACACGGTATACTACTTTATTTATTGAATAATGTTGCACATTCTTCCTTTTACATATCCTATATATAATTCCTCTTACGTAGTTtctattatatacattttatctcTTCATACTTTTCATCTCCtgctatttatttattgtacgtatatacatatacatatatacacatatattatatacatatatacacacacatatatatatattaataaaacaCAACTCTGTGGTGGTactttgacaagaaaaaaaggTGCACCTtttattaacattaattaaatactttatcaatttaataattgcatgactGGTACTCACCCCCACATTTTTCCGTATTTCTTAGCACACTCCATATCAAAATTGCAAATACCCTAAAATACATTTGCACAAAATGAAAAACCGTGAAAGATAAATAACCTCTTTGCTGCACAACACACCCATGTGATAAACAATATACACCTtctttatattatttagtttttcatatttaaaaaaaaaattataataatctgGTCTCAAAATAAGGGTATATACATCCTCTGATGACCATGACATATTGCActgtttcattttttatttaacataaaGGCCACATGGAGAAGCCATATCTGAAAAACTACAATCCTACTGCTTCCTGGGAATTAAGAGGGTAAATGCTTGATTCACTGGTCTGGAGCATTCATGTGTTAACACAATACCATGGAGCAAAGACATCAAAGACATCAGCTATTAACTTTGAGAAGCAACTGTTAGTGTGCCCATCAATCTGGGAATGGCTTATAAAGCCATTTCTAAGCACAGTTTATGGTTGCAAAGTtgcatctgaaaaaaaaaacagatcacAAATGTGACCAAAGTGGAAATGTTTGGGCATTATACACAGAGCATATCAGCACAAACAGCCACTTACAGAGCTCATCTCTTTATAGATCAAGATGGCGGTAAGCAATTTagtgaatattttttaataaaaaaggaaaaactaaataaaacgaATAGCATACatctgttatttttattttttgtggctGAGGTGTGTCACGCATCGCTATGAACACAAGGGGacagttaaaatatttttaacttacgcGTGAAAGGgttgatatttatatatatatatatatatatatatatatatatatatatatatatatatatatatatatatatatatatatatatatatatatatatatatataaatattctgCATCCATTTTTACGCCACTTATTtgaatgcacaatcaaaaaagttgatttttgaaaaaaaaaccctgAGTTATCTAGTTTTTAAATGTGAGCCATCTGTCTGACAGATGATAagcacaaacacacaagcaaaGATGGCTGAAAAATAATCAAGGTGTTGTAATGGCTCTGTCAAAGTCCAGATTTCAACCCGATTTAAATGCTGTGACTGAACCTTAAGAGCAAATGCTCACAAACCCCAATAAACTGAAGTTGTAAAAAACAGTGGGCCAAAATTAATTCAGAACTACACAAGAGACTGTTAGTCATACAGAAAAAGATTACTTCAAGTTATTGCTGTTAAAGGTGATTCTGCAAGCTGCTTAATCACAGGATGCACTTAGTTTTTTCACACATCGCCTCTTCATTTTGACTTAGTTTTTGTTAATACAATAATCACTTTTTATTATGTCCTGATATGCAAACTATAGAATTTATAGAGGGTGTTTATCACACGACtgcagtttaaatgtttttgtgtattaattattattatatataaatgtgcataatgGCTTACTCACTTTTCTATATGACAGAAGCGTGCCAAGGAAGGGCCAAGGTCTTGGTCCTGAAATTCCCAGTTTGTTGAAAAACCCATAAGGCCAAACACCATAACTACAGTGTGATCAATGACAGAAATATTAGCCTACAACCAAATCAAACACTAACTAATGACACCCATTAGCTGGATCTTTTACAATAGAAGATATACTACAGCATGATGATCATCAGAGACGgaaatattaaactaaaacaaTCACTACTGTATCTTGACCTGACACCTGTTggatttttaaacagttatacAGTAGACTAGTCCTAATAAACGTTGCATTGACAGGTTGCATTATTGTTGTCAAATTTTGTATATACTTACATTAACACAAGAGTTATAAGCAGTACCACCAAGGTCCAGGTGATAGATAAAGATGTCGGATCAATCATGTCTTATGAGTTTAATGAAACGCAGCTTGTGTGATGGTGTTGCTCTATGTATCGTCCGACATTAATGCACACAGCAGATCTTGATGGTTTGTATGTAGGGGCGGAAGTAGGCGTGGTTTACAGGTGAGCAGGAGCACCAAATAAGGCATAAATCAACAGGTTATTACACTTTTGACACATATATCTTCATTCGTTACCGTTAAGAGATATCAGTGTGAATGTACTGGTCAGATGAAACAACAAATAGATCAAAACAACGACAGGAACAAAGAAAGTTTACACAGAAAGTTAAAGAGTATCAAACATAAACATATCGTAGCTATCAAACTCACCTTAGAACAGAGAAAATCTTTGATTTTTGCCTTAATATCTCTTCCTGTTTTTTTTGTTACTGTATGTTCTTCACGTTTTTATTAACATTGTAAAGTGCGCCACCCGATGGACAAAATGTAAAAGCTTACGTTTACTGTGACCCACTTTTCCTTAAATTAAAACAGATGTAAAATTATATTggaataacattgaaataaatatatttttaggcaCATTTTTATGCTTCACAtcttttgcttttatttaataCGTAATTTCCTCACTCTATTAAGCAGTCATAAAGGATTGTGATAATATATCAGTGATGGATTGTGTTGAACTTTAAACTGAGAAATACATACAGCTACATTATTCTGTAAGGAAAGGGATAATTTGTGATACAGCTTTCATAACTTTTGGTTTTGGGTACGTACTGAAGAAACAGCAACAAGACATACAGTATGTAGTAAGGGACATTTAATTTCCTGTACTTTATCTGTTGgcattttcaagaaaaacaagtTTTAAGGAACAAAGGAATCTTTACAAAAGATTTTAAATTTGTGCTTTTTCCTCCTAGCACACTCTTAGGAAAAAAGTACAAAATCTGTGCCTTTTTTTTAACCGGGACAGGCTATTGAATAGGTCCTACTATGTACCTTTTAGGAACAAAAgcatactttttgaaaaggtaccgccccagcgacaacttttgtaccttcctGTCGGCTACCTTTTATTCTGAGAGTGCAGATATGTGAACTGCCCACAAGGTGTAAAAGGCTTTTTTGTGTGTACAGAATTACACATTAAAACTCTTAGATGttcatttgttttttatgtaacaCAACATCAAATGTTAGACTGAGATGGGCTAATATTAGCTTTGAAAGAGCTTTTAATGTTGACTTAAGTCACAACACAGATATTTGTAGTGTTTGTAATAGAATAAATGTTCCTGTAAGTATCATATAAAAGTTTGATCAATACCCTTGTCTTAGGAAAACTTTGatgaacttttttgatccactttaaAATTAGTAAAGGCAATATACTGTGTATATACTGTGTAATATAAAGGTactgttatattatatataatatataatgatGCACAATGTGCCTTTAAACATTGCATTTATTATACTGGCAAAAAAAAGAATTGTCTCATAGAACCATAAGCACCATAATTATTGCAATAACCATTACATTACAGTTATATATGGTAGAAATGGCAACATAAAAAGTTGCATAACAAAATGTGATTATGTAAGACTTTGATTTTACGTAACTTTGCCTTGTGATTAAATGATGTCAAACCATCTTAATGATTGCAAAGATCTTCTAGATAATTTTACTAAGGTGTGACTTGAATGAATCTCCACTGCATTACTGTAGTTTGAACTATTCTTCTTTGTCTCTATGAGCTCTTGATGTGAACTTCAGTGTGATGGGAACCTTTGGCTGAAACATGGGATTCAACTCCAGAGGGATctgaaaacacaaacaaacaatgcATTCATCTCTTTGTGCTTAGGAAGCTATGCACAGTCAGATATCCTTTTTATCTGGCTGTATTACATATCACACGCAGGTCTCATAGATGTAAGTACTAAACAGGGGTTACAATCTACTAACCTGCGTCTCTTTGCATGTTTCCATACTGAAGTTCTGTAGCATCTTCACAACAAGAAGTTTCATGATCATCAGCGCAAATCTCATTCCAATGCAATTTCGGGGCCCGAGTCCAAATGGCATGAAAACATACTGGTTAACCTCTGACTTACTCTCTGGGCTGAACCTTTAAAAGAAATATTACACACATTCAGTTTTGCCATTTAAACCAATATCTGTTTTGTTCAGATTAACAGTCTGTCCCATTAATTCATGTTTGTGAACATGGCAGTCAgtatcttcaaaaaaaaaaaaaaaaaaaaaagtagctttaataataattttgttaTACTTTTATATAATAATTGCAAACAAAATTAAAGTCCATCAGTAACTGCGTTTCAGAGTAGTTTTGTAAATACATGTGGGGTTTAGAGGAATGTAAATTATTCTTGGGATTCtttcaaagaaaaataaaaactaatttaCTCTCACATTTCTCTCTGAGAGCACATTTTCTAGCAGTATAGTCATTTTTCACACGTGCATGACTGGATTTGCTGACTTATAATTAAatggttatgtgtttattattaaaCAGCATGTTATTAATATTCAAATAACGATTCTATTAATGAAACATCACCTCTCCGGTCTGAACTCCTCAGGGGACTCCCAAAGATTTGGATCACGATTCAGCACATATGTAGGAATTGCAACCAAAGTGTTCTCGGGTATGGTCACCCCATTGATCTCTACAGTTTTCTTACAGAGTCTCTCCAAGCGTGGGGCGGTTGGAAGGAGACGCATTGATTCATTGATGCACATTTCCAAATAATCCATTTTCATCAATGCATCATATGTGATAGGTgtctgtgaaataaaaaaacacaacatttacaatgcattacattttattgtttttgtgatgatacgcaacttttaaaaatatgttttcctATACTTGGATCCTAGTTTTCTCACATTGACAGGAAAGTTTGCATCAATCTCTTCAACCAGCTTTTGCAGGGAGTCCGGATTAGTTGCAAGATTATAGAGGAGAAAGGAAAGAGTTGTACTTGTAGTCTCATAACCTCCCAGgataaaaataaatgactgAGAGAGGATCTCATGGTCGGTAAGACCTGTTTAGgcaaaatgacaaaatatttcaaatcagaAGAAGAAATCTTTAATTGTGGCCATGCACATCTTACATTTTGTACTTTTTCACTTACCTTTAACAGGTTGGTCACTTGTGGTCTTCTCAGCTTGATCATCAGATATTTGACTCTGGATCATGAGCTTTAGAAAGTCTACTCGGCCCTAATAAAGAAATACAAGTCAATATCTACTCCGCcataaccattattttaaaaaaatatacacacaaacacaggatTTCGTAACATACACTGGATTCCTTGTTGTGCTCATCTTTTATCTTTTTCAGAGCACTGTAGAAAAAATCCATAGATGATCTTGAGAAAAGAGTTATACCCATTTTGGCCAAAATATTTGCAGCAGAGGGAAACAGAGCTGAAATAACAAAAGTAAATTCatttaggtaaaaaaaaaagatgaacTGCTAATGGTGTAACATTATCTTGAACTATACTGACACGCCTGTATTAACTAAAATATTAgccattattattataaatgacTTACTTAATAACACAAAAAGAGGACTGAAAAAACTAAACTGGAAAAACTTCTTGATATTTCCAACAAAAGGGTCATCAGGATTATTAATGGAGTCAATGTCAACACTAAAGGACGAGCTGGTGACAACATCCAAACTGTATGAGGCGACAGCGCTGTCAAGAAAAATTTAATAACTGTGTTATACACTGCGTTTGAACATCATGCATATTCATTCAACTTTACATGAATGTCACACTTACTCTTTAATTTTAACTGACTGCTCAAGGTCTCTcttcatcatattttttataaaccGCTCTGCATGTGACTCAGCTATAGGAAATATCTGAAACATATAAAAACAACTGTTTATCACATAATCAGCTacagaaatacaataaaacactTTGCGGGAACACAGTTTATTCTACCTCCTTAAGTCGTCCGCTTGTGAAATACGGTGACAGTGAACTGCGGATCCTCTTCCATCTCTCATCTTTAACTATAGATATACCATCAGCAAAAGGACCAGCCAGGGCTTCAATTGTGTCCTAAAACCAATCCAAAATCATTATCTTTAAAAGGCCTTAAATGTATCCTAATCTTTATGTGACTCTAATAAGGACTGATCATTGTGTCATCTtcacttccaaaatatttttgtgttggaTGTGCTTACCCGTCTATTGGTGAAGGTAGAATAGCATTCTTTAACCATAATTGCTTTGATCATTTCCAGGTCAGTAACCATTAATATTGGGAGTCTTCCATCAAAGATCCTAAGTTAAAAAAAGGAAAGTTGATTGGTTTACAGTGATTTTTGATTTATCAGCTATTTTTATCATATTAACTTTAGACgttaaaatgcaataatttgcaacccaggcaatggtATTATTTCATTATTCATGACATTGAGTGCATCCCAAATCAGGGTCTGGATCCTTTTAAGGCCACGGACTTTGAAGACAAGGCTCGATATTTGAAGACGACAGCCTCTAAAGGCCataaagagaactgaaatgagacagtcTAGCCTACAGGGGAGTTGCGTCACTTGCTGTTCCCGCCCACTATGCTTGTCAGCGGGACACAACATCTGAGACCTAttagacttttaaaaataaatatgaaggtagatatatttttattttattttagaaaatgagaCACATTGATGCAGATAAAACTATCCAACAGTATGTAAAATTCACCAATCTTAGAAATATACAATGTAACACGCACAATATTGCAGAAATATTATTAATTCCcatcactaaaacatcatttataatagtTAAACAGTTACAAGGACCTTTAATTTGCTAAAtgtacacttttatttaactacagttttgaatgtttatttcaaaatacccagACATCACGGGCGCGCAttgaatcttgggatagccaTGGCTGTGAAGGATACATCTATGGATCATTGGTTTCAGGGGAAAAAAAGGCCACATTTGGAGGCTTGTATGTAAAggagccttcgaattgggacagcCTTCATAGTGGTCCGGTAATGTAATTTGCCTTCAAAGACGGCCTTGGAAGGCcgcagcccctgaattgggatgcacccttcgagtatttgacacatctttatttaggctaatatggattttttaaaaataatttaaactttctttaatttttatatCTGAAATTTTAGCAAATATACACATAAACATCGCAATGACCTTATCTGTAGTAATTACAGTTACTgtcagctggttgccagtaacttattgtagattttaatgtatgttatttacagacaacagtttgttcaaatttaaatgaacattaaacattaacaagtctgcatctttacagagtaaaacaaaaaattacagCCTCacgcaaagcattctgggaaccaaatctgaaaaaaaaaaaagattgatgaggatttctggtttccaaaatgctttgcatgaggctgatattttatagttttattctgtaaagaagaaaaacacttgttaatgtttattatattttgaacaaactgttgtcagtaaataacatacattaaaatctacagcaagttactggcaaccagccaacagtaatactgtaatttctacagacaaGGTCATTGCGATGTTTATGTGTATATTTGCTAAAATTtcagatataaaataaaatatttttttaaagaagttttttacagtgttttctttttacaattttcttttaaaaagacTGGAATTACAAAAAACTCCATTTTATGTTCAACAATTATTGATAAGTTAACATcagtttgtaaatgttttaatggcTACTCACCCCCAAACTTTTCCATATTTCTTAGCACACTCCGTATCAAAATTGAAAAAACCCTAAAGAACAACACAAatacaacaaaaataaatgagggataaaaaaaatatttgatgtt
This genomic interval carries:
- the LOC135744379 gene encoding cytochrome P450 3A30-like, which encodes MIDPTSLSITWTLVVLLITLVLIYGVWPYGFFNKLGISGPRPWPFLGTLLSYRKGICNFDMECAKKYGKMWGIFEGRRPILMVTDLEIIKVVMVKECYTTFTNRRNRNEALAGPLADGIILVKDEKWRRIRNALSPYFTSGRLKEMFPIVETHAERFVKNMLKRDQEQSVKLKEVIGPYSLDVVTSSSFSVDIDSINNPNDPFVTNIKKFVQFNALNPLLLLLTLFPFLTNIFAKVGITLFSRSSMDFFYSALRKIKDQHNKDSNGRIDFLKLMIQSQISDDQAEGTTSDQPVKGLTDHEILSQSFVFIMGGYETTSTTLSFLLYNLATNPDSLEKLVEEIDANFPVNTPITYDALMKMDYLEMSINESMRLFPTAPRLERACKKTVEVNGVTIPEDTLVGIPTYVLNRDPNLWESPDEFRPERFSPESKSEVNQYVFMPFGLGPRNCIGMRFALVIMKIFMVKLLQNFSVETCKETQIPLELNALLQPKVPITLKFIPRSHRDK
- the LOC135737617 gene encoding cytochrome P450 3A27-like, coding for MVDLSYVSVTWTLVVLLISLLFIYGVWTHGFFKKLGIPGPRPWPYLGTFLSYRKGFFNFDTECAKKYGKVWGIFDGRLPILMVTDLEMIKAIMVKECYSTFTNRRDTIEALAGPFADGISIVKDERWKRIRSSLSPYFTSGRLKEIFPIAESHAERFIKNMMKRDLEQSVKIKDAVASYSLDVVTSSSFSVDIDSINNPDDPFVGNIKKFFQFSFFSPLFVLLTLFPSAANILAKMGITLFSRSSMDFFYSALKKIKDEHNKESSGRVDFLKLMIQSQISDDQAEKTTSDQPVKGLTDHEILSQSFIFILGGYETTSTTLSFLLYNLATNPDSLQKLVEEIDANFPVNTPITYDALMKMDYLEMCINESMRLLPTAPRLERLCKKTVEINGVTIPENTLVAIPTYVLNRDPNLWESPEEFRPERFSPESKSEVNQYVFMPFGLGPRNCIGMRFALMIMKLLVVKMLQNFSMETCKETQIPLELNPMFQPKVPITLKFTSRAHRDKEE